ATTATCTGTGAACACGGCAAACTTGCAGACAAGGAAACGAATATCCTTTTTTGAGTCGCGCTGTTCAACCCAGAAAGGCTCCCAAGTGACGTCGAACTTATCCTTCTGGACAATAGGTGGTGTGTCGTATTTGCCTTTTTCTTTCTTAACAATACGCTTAACAGGTCTCGGGGTATCTTTAGGTTGAAGCATGTTCCAGCCTAACGCAATAAGAGCGATGACAAGCAGACCGATGCCGCCGAACATGAGCTTGCGCTTACGTTTACGCACCGCTTCAGGGTCTGTTTCTACCTCAGAGGAAGAGAAAGAATCGGCATTAGTGGACGTGGAGTTGTCAAGGGGCTGTTCTTCGTCCTCGTCTTCGTCTTCCATCAAAAACGGCGCATCATCAAGATCAAGTTCAACCTTGTCATCTTTTGTAGGCGTCATGGTGTCTGGTGTAGCAAGAGTATCCACGTCTAATTGAGCCTTTGTCATATATTACCTGTCCTGCGTTTGGTGGGGCATACCACTAAAACAAGGCAATCCGGCAGAGGAAGACGACAAGCGCTTTATACGGCATGTTGTGGTTTTCCTAAACCGGATGCATTATTTTTATGAGCAGTAAGAACAGTTACGGGAAAATCTTGTCGATTTTCTGCTTCATAATTTCTGCTGTGAACGGCTTTACCACATAGTTGGATACTTTGGCCTGAACAGCTTCAATAATGTTTTCCTGCTGTGCTTCTGCCGTAACCATCAAAAAAGGCAGGTCTGCAAATTCTTCACTGCTGCGAACTTTTCTAAGCAGTTCAATACCTGTCATTTGCGGCATGTTCCAGTCAGAAATAACAAATTCGATACGGTCTTTGTTAAGAACTTCCCATGCCGTCGTTCCATCATCTGCTTCAACAATGTTAGTGAAGCCAAGTTGACGAAGAATGTTTTTAACAATTCGTCTCATAGTAGAAAAATCGTCTACAACAAGAACACGCATATTAGGATCAAAGCCCATAATAGACTCCTTAAGTCTTTATAATCCGCTGTCTTTTCCATGCATTGCATAAAAATTATTACGCAATTTAAGTAGTGCCTGAGAATGCAATTGCGAAATGCGACCCTCAGTTACACCCATAACCTCTGCTGCTTCACGCATATTTAGATCATCGCTATAGTAGAGGGACAATACCAATTTCTCTCTAGGAGTCAATTGCTCAACCAGCTGTGAAATCTGGTGTAATGTTTCTTTAGAAGCAGTCTTTTTGAAAGGCTGACTGTCTGCATCACTCATCTCATCGGCAGAAATGCTGTCTTGTATTAGATCTAAATTGAGACAAAGTTGACTTTGCAGTGCAACAAGTCCTTCACGGACTCCGGCTTTATCAAGGCCTGTTGCTTGTTGCAGTTCATCTTCGGTGGCAGCACGTCCCTTGTCGTTCTCCACCTGTTGCATGGCTTCTTCAATTTGTCTTACGCGTTGGCGTAAGCTTCTAGGGAACCAGTCAAGGCGTCGTAATTCGTCAAGCATTGCGCCGCGAATGCGGTTTTCTGCGTAGGTATCGAATTTGATGCCCATTTCCGGCTTAAACTTGCCCAGCGATTCCATAAGCCCAAGCGTACCCGCGCTGATAAGTTCTCCAAGCTCCACATTTTTAGGGAGCTTTACTTTCAGACGGGATGCAAGATACCGAACCTTAGGCGCATAGTGACGGACCACGTTTTCTTGTTCGCGGTCGGTCATGACGCCCCAGGCCTTCTCGCCGGACTCCAATAGCTTCCAGGCGTTAGTGCTGGAAGAGGAGTTTTTTCCAGAAAAACTTGATATTTCCATCAAGGTTCGCAGATATTTCCCAAGTTTGAATCTTATCTGCAAGTTTGCCGATAGCTTCGCAAACAGGAGCAGTGGGATTCTGTTGACAAACAGGACGTTGAGCCACAATAGCTTTACGTACGGCAGGATCTTGCGGCAGGTAGCCGGCATAATCCAAAGAAACTCCAGACAGGAAGTGGTCACAGGCTGAGTACAGACGGACGAACATTTCTCTTGCTGCTTTTTCAGAAGCAGCCATGTTCACAACAACTTTAAAGTGCTCAACTCCGTGGTTCAGCTTCATGACTTTAATGAGGGAGTATGCATCGGTCAATGATGTAGGTTCTGCTGTAAGCACTACAATGCGTTCCTGTACTGCAAGATTGAAGTACAAGACGTTGTCATTAATGCCTGCACCGGTATCCACAATAAGAAAATCTACCTTATCTTCAAGGCTGTCCATTGACTCGAGCAGGTCAAGTTTTTGGCCGGTGGAAAGCGTGAGCATTTCACCAATGCCGGAAGATGCAGGAAGAATATCAAACCCGTACGGGGTCGAATACAGAATGTCGGAAAGGGCAACCCCTTCGCTGAATAGGTGAAAGAGATTCTGCTCAGGTGTAAGTCCAAGCAAAACGTCTACGTTTGCGAGTCCTAAGTCTGCATCCAACAAAACAACACGCTTACCCTTTTGCGCTAATGTGTACGCAAGGTTAACGGATAGGTTTGT
This portion of the Halodesulfovibrio aestuarii DSM 17919 = ATCC 29578 genome encodes:
- a CDS encoding FliA/WhiG family RNA polymerase sigma factor, which encodes MEISSFSGKNSSSSTNAWKLLESGEKAWGVMTDREQENVVRHYAPKVRYLASRLKVKLPKNVELGELISAGTLGLMESLGKFKPEMGIKFDTYAENRIRGAMLDELRRLDWFPRSLRQRVRQIEEAMQQVENDKGRAATEDELQQATGLDKAGVREGLVALQSQLCLNLDLIQDSISADEMSDADSQPFKKTASKETLHQISQLVEQLTPREKLVLSLYYSDDLNMREAAEVMGVTEGRISQLHSQALLKLRNNFYAMHGKDSGL
- a CDS encoding flagellar basal body-associated FliL family protein, with protein sequence MTKAQLDVDTLATPDTMTPTKDDKVELDLDDAPFLMEDEDEDEEQPLDNSTSTNADSFSSSEVETDPEAVRKRKRKLMFGGIGLLVIALIALGWNMLQPKDTPRPVKRIVKKEKGKYDTPPIVQKDKFDVTWEPFWVEQRDSKKDIRFLVCKFAVFTDNEKLAWEAKNKKVTLRDAIFYYLRNKDLKFLSDKENVQLLKSDLLTVVNQYMGNGQFKDVFIENYLVK
- a CDS encoding chemotaxis response regulator CheY, with product MGFDPNMRVLVVDDFSTMRRIVKNILRQLGFTNIVEADDGTTAWEVLNKDRIEFVISDWNMPQMTGIELLRKVRSSEEFADLPFLMVTAEAQQENIIEAVQAKVSNYVVKPFTAEIMKQKIDKIFP
- a CDS encoding MinD/ParA family protein; translation: MSGNLPLVLSVTSGKGGVGKTNLSVNLAYTLAQKGKRVVLLDADLGLANVDVLLGLTPEQNLFHLFSEGVALSDILYSTPYGFDILPASSGIGEMLTLSTGQKLDLLESMDSLEDKVDFLIVDTGAGINDNVLYFNLAVQERIVVLTAEPTSLTDAYSLIKVMKLNHGVEHFKVVVNMAASEKAAREMFVRLYSACDHFLSGVSLDYAGYLPQDPAVRKAIVAQRPVCQQNPTAPVCEAIGKLADKIQTWEISANLDGNIKFFWKKLLFQH